A genomic stretch from Candidatus Binataceae bacterium includes:
- a CDS encoding oligosaccharide flippase family protein, with protein sequence MSVDNPGQDTNQVLKAAFALGVLSNSLGEATAQALRLVGMAILARALDPSDFGLYRLLLVVIGISQLLVELGVPEAMIQRRELEPDRQAAGFWLIGAGTILVVCGLASGGGLLARILGTADQAWQYRILAVPAAFWGLGALPSANLRRQMRFGALALAEATGEAAFLMAALVALFVIHRPREALLTGLCARFITEASMLAMAGAMWPQVPPSGLGIRQIGAFAAPVCAGRLFVNLSANLDFVLIARLLGTGPLGYYAIAWDLLRFIPNRLYRMVVRLTLPLFSRLQDDNSVLRTTYRNFVGTLARLELPLMACLAILADPIVKLIYSARWEPAAPLLQLLTPGLTFAALSLAMGSVFCSKGRPAMDIYLNGLRIALIALTVVTLARFGLLAISAGMSTVEGLTGLMGQFVACALIEERLARLMKEVLPGLGLALACGGLCWGASTLLGTNVGAWVRILISLGLAAAAYGLLQRAAIRRFANRISPLIA encoded by the coding sequence ATGTCAGTTGACAATCCCGGCCAGGACACAAATCAAGTTCTCAAGGCAGCTTTCGCGCTCGGAGTGCTCAGCAACAGCCTGGGAGAAGCCACCGCCCAGGCCCTGCGGCTGGTCGGAATGGCAATTCTCGCCCGCGCCCTGGATCCCAGCGATTTTGGCCTTTACCGATTACTTCTGGTGGTAATAGGCATAAGCCAACTGCTGGTGGAACTGGGCGTGCCAGAAGCAATGATTCAGCGCCGTGAATTGGAACCCGATCGTCAAGCTGCCGGATTCTGGCTGATCGGGGCTGGCACTATTTTAGTGGTATGCGGCCTGGCCAGTGGCGGCGGGCTGCTAGCCCGCATACTTGGCACCGCCGATCAGGCTTGGCAGTACCGAATTCTCGCAGTGCCCGCCGCTTTTTGGGGTCTGGGCGCGCTGCCCAGCGCCAATTTGCGCCGCCAGATGCGCTTTGGCGCGCTGGCCCTAGCCGAGGCCACCGGCGAGGCGGCCTTTTTGATGGCCGCCCTAGTCGCGCTTTTTGTGATTCATCGCCCGCGCGAGGCCTTGCTGACAGGCTTGTGCGCCCGTTTTATCACCGAAGCATCCATGCTGGCGATGGCCGGCGCAATGTGGCCACAGGTGCCCCCCAGCGGCCTGGGCATCCGGCAAATCGGAGCGTTTGCTGCCCCGGTCTGCGCCGGTCGACTGTTCGTCAACCTCTCGGCCAACCTCGATTTTGTGCTGATCGCGCGCCTGCTCGGCACTGGGCCACTAGGCTATTACGCTATCGCCTGGGACTTATTGCGCTTTATTCCCAACCGACTTTATCGAATGGTAGTGCGATTGACTCTGCCACTGTTCTCGCGCTTGCAGGACGACAACTCGGTGTTGCGTACCACCTATCGCAATTTTGTGGGCACGCTGGCACGACTGGAATTGCCCTTGATGGCTTGTCTAGCGATTCTCGCCGATCCTATCGTCAAGCTTATCTACTCAGCCCGCTGGGAACCGGCCGCGCCCCTTTTGCAACTTTTGACTCCGGGACTGACCTTCGCCGCGCTGTCATTGGCAATGGGCTCGGTGTTTTGTTCCAAAGGTCGCCCCGCCATGGATATCTACCTGAACGGCCTGCGTATCGCCCTGATTGCGCTGACCGTCGTCACACTAGCCCGCTTTGGCCTGCTCGCGATCAGCGCCGGAATGAGTACGGTAGAGGGACTGACCGGTCTAATGGGTCAGTTTGTGGCTTGCGCACTCATCGAAGAGCGGTTGGCGCGCTTGATGAAGGAAGTTCTTCCCGGACTAGGCCTGGCGCTGGCCTGTGGTGGGCTATGCTGGGGCGCCAGCACGCTATTGGGTACCAACGTTGGCGCCTGGGTGCGTATCCTGATCAGCCTAGGCCTTGCCGCAGCCGCTTACGGTCTGTTGCAACGCGCGGCGATTCGCCGTTTTGCCAACCGAATCAGTCCTCTGATCGCCTGA
- a CDS encoding DUF4911 domain-containing protein — translation MVRIDLRIAPEQIALFKALVESYDNLATLRTADPATHRLRLWYGREQQGEIEALLSELKALGPIQMIQRLELADEAAN, via the coding sequence ATGGTCAGAATAGATCTGCGAATCGCACCTGAACAGATCGCCTTGTTCAAGGCGTTGGTGGAGTCCTACGACAACCTGGCCACTTTGCGCACCGCGGACCCAGCCACTCATCGGTTGCGGCTGTGGTATGGGCGCGAGCAGCAGGGCGAGATTGAAGCCTTACTTTCGGAGTTGAAGGCGCTGGGGCCGATCCAGATGATTCAACGGCTGGAGCTTGCCGACGAGGCGGCGAATTAG
- a CDS encoding ArsA-related P-loop ATPase, whose product MNWPRLILTLGKGGSGKTTAACALALHLARSHPTVLAGLDHRRSAARLLELEGNDTGVLSQERLTLITLDARGELERFIERLVPLAAVSRRLIASRTFGYVAAALPGLESFVLLSRMATLAWQAACEDRYVVVDGLSTGTTLELLAVAPGMRRVANRGTLNRLALDLEGFLADPARFGAAVVIEPQELALREGLAAVNQLRQHLGVQRVSVILNGVPAPLFAAADLRAARPLGASSARLMRRRTQIDDAVRRARRQLRAAVPDLIELPLLFSPSFGQAEVLQLSRALSATS is encoded by the coding sequence ATGAACTGGCCGCGCCTAATACTGACCCTGGGCAAGGGGGGTAGCGGCAAGACCACCGCGGCCTGCGCGCTGGCTTTGCATCTGGCGCGCAGCCATCCTACGGTGCTGGCTGGACTGGACCATCGCCGTTCGGCGGCACGCCTGTTGGAGCTTGAAGGCAACGATACGGGAGTGCTGAGCCAGGAGCGGCTTACGCTGATTACGCTGGACGCCCGTGGTGAATTGGAACGCTTTATCGAGCGATTGGTGCCGCTGGCCGCGGTCTCGCGACGACTGATCGCAAGCCGAACCTTCGGATACGTGGCCGCGGCCCTGCCTGGGTTGGAGTCCTTTGTGTTGCTCAGTCGAATGGCCACGCTGGCATGGCAGGCTGCGTGCGAGGATCGCTATGTGGTGGTCGACGGGCTGTCCACCGGCACTACCCTGGAACTGTTGGCAGTGGCACCGGGGATGCGCCGGGTTGCTAACCGTGGCACGCTTAATCGGCTTGCGCTTGACTTGGAGGGCTTCCTCGCTGATCCAGCACGCTTCGGTGCGGCGGTAGTGATCGAGCCTCAGGAATTGGCGCTCAGAGAAGGGCTGGCTGCGGTCAACCAGCTCCGCCAGCACTTAGGAGTTCAACGGGTGAGTGTGATCCTAAACGGCGTACCGGCCCCCTTGTTTGCCGCCGCCGATCTGCGCGCCGCGCGCCCGCTGGGAGCCTCTAGCGCTCGCCTGATGCGCCGGCGGACCCAAATCGACGACGCGGTCCGTCGTGCCCGCCGGCAATTGCGTGCCGCCGTGCCTGACCTGATCGAGCTGCCGCTACTCTTCAGTCCGAGCTTCGGCCAAGCCGAGGTCCTCCAGCTCAGCCGTGCGCTGAGCGCGACATCCTGA
- a CDS encoding ArsA-related P-loop ATPase, producing the protein MWKREDGRVLLCLGAGGVGKTTTACALAIQAAYTGRDVEVLTVDPAPRLLDALGLDQRSAAPQAVELGAGAGRLRALKLDPKTTFDAVIRRHAPSVAVAEGILANRLYRDLSTALTWVGDFMAMEKLLELYSESATGLIVIDTPPAEEAFAFLDAPRRLLDLLNSRATTLLGSGLDRGLRLSDLAARGVLSAFDRFSRLHLLADVQSFVQSFAGMYQGFAQRAARVAELLRSEQAAVLVVTSATTVRIQETADFLSALRAANIRVNGVLVNRITAPIGDPPRMAGDLAPALRRKLLRNWRDFAALKQREERALSGLQALIPSDIELLCAPELGHQLSNLADLAKLARAIAPLRPSS; encoded by the coding sequence ATGTGGAAGCGCGAGGACGGGCGGGTGTTGCTGTGCCTGGGCGCGGGCGGGGTAGGCAAAACCACCACTGCCTGCGCGCTGGCTATCCAAGCCGCCTACACCGGTCGCGACGTGGAGGTGTTAACCGTCGATCCGGCGCCACGCTTGCTTGATGCCCTGGGCTTGGACCAGCGCAGCGCCGCGCCGCAAGCGGTCGAGCTTGGCGCCGGCGCCGGTCGCCTACGCGCGCTCAAACTCGATCCCAAGACCACCTTCGACGCTGTGATCAGGCGCCATGCGCCGTCGGTTGCCGTGGCTGAGGGGATTTTGGCCAATCGGCTCTATCGCGACCTCTCCACGGCCCTGACCTGGGTGGGCGATTTCATGGCGATGGAGAAGCTGCTGGAGCTTTATAGCGAATCCGCCACCGGCCTGATCGTGATCGATACTCCACCGGCCGAGGAGGCTTTTGCCTTCCTGGACGCACCGCGCCGCCTGCTCGACCTGCTCAATTCTCGCGCCACCACGCTGCTGGGCAGCGGCCTGGACCGAGGGCTACGGTTGTCCGACCTGGCCGCACGCGGGGTACTGAGCGCCTTCGACCGGTTCAGTCGCCTGCATCTGCTCGCCGATGTGCAGAGCTTTGTCCAGAGTTTCGCCGGAATGTACCAGGGCTTTGCTCAACGCGCTGCGCGAGTTGCCGAACTTTTGCGCAGCGAGCAAGCAGCGGTGCTGGTGGTGACCAGTGCTACCACGGTTCGGATTCAGGAGACTGCGGACTTTCTCAGCGCGCTACGCGCGGCAAATATCCGGGTCAACGGCGTGCTGGTCAATCGGATCACCGCGCCGATTGGCGATCCTCCACGCATGGCCGGTGATCTCGCCCCCGCGTTGCGCCGCAAACTTCTGCGTAATTGGCGTGACTTCGCGGCCCTTAAGCAGCGTGAAGAGCGCGCTCTGAGCGGGCTGCAGGCGCTCATTCCGTCCGATATTGAATTACTTTGCGCGCCTGAACTTGGACACCAGCTGAGCAACCTGGCGGATCTGGCGAAATTGGCCAGGGCGATAGCCCCGCTGCGGCCATCAAGCTGA